A window from Rhizosphaericola mali encodes these proteins:
- a CDS encoding rhamnogalacturonan lyase family protein, with protein sequence MFLKKKPFFKILGIAVAITLVGFSRPHDKPTLYIIGDSTVKNTTASDSDALWGWGNIINDYFDTTQIIIENKAIGGRSSRSFVNEGRWEEIKEKLKPGDFVLMQFGTNDLGGLSSGSSRASLKGLAADSILTYNKDLKYKEFVHTYGWYLSKIITETIKSGASPIVCSLIPRNIWKDGKVGRNDTDYALWAQQVSKNNKTGFIALNTLIADTYDSLGAEKIAHFFPKDHTHTNKAGADFNAQKVVEGLRVLSKTNQFGNELAHYLKKTKIIKPRQSENLGRGLIAMRKKSDSVFLSWRLFSYDDKNISFNIYRKTGNLNAIKINDSPLSDRTWFIDLNADFSYSNAYYVIPVLNGVEQTKSQSSIFKLLANAPIKSYLSIPLEPPISATSDITYSANDASVGDLDGDGEYEIVLKWDPSNSKDNSQSGVTGNVFIDAYKLNGTRLWRIDLGKNIRAGAHYTQFSVFDFDGDGRAEVAFKTADGTVDGVGKVIGNASADYRNANGYILDGPEYLTVFEGVTGKALDTKPFVPARGDVSSWGDRYGNRVDRYLASVAYLDGMHPSLIEGRGYYTRLVRVAWDFQNGKLSQKWIFDSKNGHKDFEDQGNHQLMVADVDNDGKDEIFNGSSAIDHDGNPLWVNGRQHGDAMHITKFKPNDTYQKIWECYENPQTNGNYGLGLNNAQTGALIFGIPETTKDIGRALAADIDPLHEGLEMWGAKGNLYSSDGQIISSNKPSMNFAIWWDGDLSRELLDDISIRKWNYLTNKEETIFSADGCASNNGTKATPCISGDILGDWREEVVFRTEDSKELRIYSTTIPTSHRLYSLVNDPQYRLALAWQNTAYNQPPYVSFYLGTGMSEPPIPYILPVKNDTHKK encoded by the coding sequence ATGTTTTTAAAAAAGAAACCATTTTTTAAAATTTTAGGAATCGCTGTAGCTATTACATTAGTTGGATTTAGCAGGCCTCATGATAAGCCGACTTTGTATATTATTGGAGATTCAACCGTAAAAAATACGACAGCTTCGGATTCCGATGCTTTGTGGGGTTGGGGCAATATAATTAACGATTATTTTGATACTACTCAAATTATTATTGAAAATAAAGCTATTGGTGGTCGTAGCAGTAGGTCTTTTGTAAATGAAGGTCGATGGGAGGAAATAAAAGAAAAATTGAAACCAGGAGATTTTGTCCTAATGCAGTTTGGAACCAATGATCTTGGTGGACTGTCAAGCGGTAGTAGTCGGGCATCATTAAAGGGGCTGGCAGCGGACTCTATACTCACTTATAACAAAGATTTGAAATATAAGGAGTTCGTTCACACATATGGTTGGTATTTGTCAAAAATAATTACTGAAACTATAAAATCTGGAGCTTCTCCCATAGTTTGTAGTTTGATTCCTCGAAATATATGGAAGGATGGTAAAGTAGGACGTAATGATACGGATTATGCTTTGTGGGCGCAGCAAGTGTCGAAAAATAATAAAACAGGTTTTATCGCATTAAATACACTTATCGCAGATACATATGATAGTTTAGGTGCAGAAAAAATAGCTCATTTTTTTCCTAAAGATCATACACACACAAATAAAGCAGGTGCTGATTTCAATGCTCAAAAAGTGGTGGAAGGGCTTCGGGTTTTGTCAAAGACGAATCAATTCGGAAATGAATTAGCCCATTATTTGAAAAAGACAAAGATCATTAAACCAAGACAATCAGAAAATTTAGGCAGAGGTTTAATCGCAATGCGAAAAAAAAGCGATTCTGTTTTTCTCAGCTGGAGATTATTTTCATATGATGATAAAAATATTTCGTTTAATATTTATCGAAAGACGGGCAATTTAAACGCAATAAAAATTAATGATTCTCCATTATCCGACCGCACATGGTTTATTGATCTAAATGCAGATTTTAGTTATTCGAATGCTTATTACGTCATTCCTGTATTAAATGGAGTCGAACAAACAAAAAGCCAATCTTCTATTTTTAAACTATTGGCAAATGCACCTATAAAATCTTATTTATCCATACCTCTGGAGCCACCAATATCTGCTACTTCTGACATTACTTATTCTGCCAATGACGCTAGTGTGGGTGATTTAGACGGAGATGGAGAATATGAAATTGTTTTAAAATGGGATCCATCTAATTCGAAAGATAACTCCCAATCTGGGGTTACCGGTAATGTATTTATTGATGCCTACAAATTGAATGGAACACGGTTATGGCGTATAGATTTAGGCAAAAATATAAGAGCAGGAGCACATTATACCCAATTTTCCGTGTTTGATTTTGATGGGGATGGTCGAGCAGAAGTGGCTTTTAAAACAGCAGATGGTACTGTTGATGGTGTTGGTAAAGTAATAGGCAATGCGTCAGCGGACTATCGTAATGCTAATGGATATATACTTGATGGTCCTGAATATCTTACTGTATTTGAAGGTGTTACTGGTAAAGCTTTAGATACGAAGCCATTTGTGCCTGCAAGGGGCGATGTCAGTAGTTGGGGAGATCGATATGGCAATAGAGTGGATCGATATTTAGCGAGCGTTGCTTATCTTGATGGCATGCATCCTTCTTTGATAGAAGGTAGAGGTTATTACACTCGATTAGTACGTGTTGCTTGGGATTTTCAAAACGGTAAATTATCTCAAAAATGGATATTTGATTCTAAAAATGGCCACAAGGATTTTGAAGATCAAGGTAATCATCAATTAATGGTGGCGGATGTAGATAATGATGGGAAAGATGAAATATTTAATGGCTCCAGTGCTATCGATCATGATGGAAATCCACTATGGGTTAATGGGCGTCAACATGGAGATGCAATGCATATTACCAAGTTTAAGCCGAATGATACTTATCAGAAAATATGGGAATGTTATGAAAATCCCCAAACGAATGGAAATTATGGACTAGGATTAAATAATGCGCAAACAGGCGCACTCATTTTTGGTATTCCAGAAACAACCAAAGATATCGGAAGGGCGCTAGCTGCAGATATAGATCCTTTGCATGAAGGTCTTGAAATGTGGGGTGCCAAAGGAAATTTGTATAGTTCCGATGGACAAATAATTTCAAGTAATAAACCGTCAATGAATTTTGCTATTTGGTGGGATGGAGATTTAAGCCGTGAATTGTTAGATGATATTAGCATTCGTAAATGGAATTATTTAACAAACAAAGAAGAGACAATATTCTCGGCAGATGGATGTGCTAGTAATAATGGAACAAAAGCAACACCATGTATAAGTGGTGATATTTTAGGTGATTGGCGAGAAGAAGTTGTATTTCGTACTGAAGATAGTAAAGAGCTACGTATTTATTCTACTACAATACCTACTTCACATAGATTGTATAGTTTAGTCAATGATCCACAATATCGTTTAGCTTTGGCGTGGCAGAATACGGCTTATAATCAGCCGCCATATGTTAGTTTTTATTTAGGTACTGGTATGAGCGAGCCACCAATTCCTTACATACTTCCTGTAAAAAATGATACACACAAGAAATAA
- a CDS encoding fasciclin domain-containing protein, which produces MTKILFRIAILLLIILISCRKSEDANVPASSESIYTILSSNTELSLFTNLINKTGYSDILKSSQNYTVWAPSNDAIAQISSEIPTDSAGLREFVGNYISRQIYTQVGYNDKIQLLNGKYATLGKDSFQYIPISQGDIPGENGLLHILSRAILTKMNISEYLNSLTTDIKERDYLNSITYTYRDSSIREVVGYDTLNDKPLYNYTGPLLSGNKFTEQVRDLSNEKSNYTFFILDDGVWETNLSQLQPYFKTSTEDSTNNLAAFHSLKFLTIDSAYTNLENLPDSIVAVNGIKFHIDKNAVTKSYNASNGIVYHLNNWTVPLKTLLPTIYTQGEYPTGFTDLSHSSAIFYRIKQDPNGITFRDLLINGVGVAQFYVHYSIPNVYSGKYRISWRSVIGGYDGLLSFRQRLAIGYWNATDFNYTTVSANNYNEVYIGDYTINHYGTLDVYIVSDNANTAGTISLDYLKMELDN; this is translated from the coding sequence ATGACTAAAATACTATTTCGGATAGCAATCCTTTTGCTCATAATATTGATTAGTTGTCGCAAATCTGAAGATGCTAATGTGCCAGCATCATCAGAATCAATATATACGATTTTGAGTAGTAATACGGAATTATCACTATTCACTAACTTAATAAATAAAACTGGGTATTCTGATATATTAAAATCGTCTCAAAATTATACAGTTTGGGCTCCTAGTAATGATGCTATTGCACAAATATCTTCAGAGATTCCGACTGATAGTGCTGGACTTAGAGAATTTGTCGGTAATTATATATCAAGACAAATTTATACTCAAGTTGGATATAATGACAAGATACAATTGTTAAATGGAAAATACGCGACATTAGGAAAAGATAGTTTTCAATATATTCCCATATCACAAGGGGATATTCCAGGGGAGAATGGACTTTTGCATATATTGTCTAGGGCAATACTAACCAAAATGAATATCTCAGAATATCTCAACTCTTTAACTACTGATATAAAAGAAAGGGACTATTTAAACTCCATTACTTATACATATAGAGACTCAAGTATTCGGGAAGTTGTGGGTTATGATACTTTAAATGATAAACCCCTATATAATTATACTGGGCCTTTATTATCGGGGAATAAATTTACCGAACAAGTAAGAGATCTTTCTAATGAAAAAAGCAACTATACATTTTTTATATTAGACGATGGCGTATGGGAGACAAATCTGAGCCAATTACAACCATATTTTAAAACAAGCACAGAAGATAGTACGAATAATCTTGCAGCATTTCATAGTTTGAAATTTTTAACGATAGATAGTGCTTATACAAATTTGGAAAATCTTCCGGATAGTATAGTCGCTGTAAATGGAATAAAGTTTCATATTGATAAAAATGCGGTAACAAAATCATATAATGCGAGCAATGGAATTGTTTATCATCTTAATAATTGGACGGTACCATTAAAAACACTTTTACCTACAATTTATACTCAAGGAGAATATCCTACTGGGTTTACTGATTTATCTCATTCTTCCGCTATATTTTATAGAATAAAGCAAGATCCTAATGGGATTACATTTAGAGATTTATTAATCAATGGTGTAGGAGTAGCCCAATTTTACGTTCATTATTCAATTCCAAATGTTTACTCAGGAAAGTATCGTATATCATGGAGATCAGTTATTGGCGGTTACGATGGTTTGCTCTCATTTCGGCAACGTTTGGCTATTGGATATTGGAATGCCACAGATTTTAATTATACGACAGTTTCTGCTAATAACTATAATGAAGTATACATCGGAGACTATACTATAAATCATTATGGCACATTGGATGTATATATTGTTTCTGATAATGCGAATACGGCAGGTACAATATCCTTAGACTATCTTAAAATGGAATTAGATAATTAG
- a CDS encoding RagB/SusD family nutrient uptake outer membrane protein: MKIIIGISIILFCFAGCKKILNVNPEDLLSEENAYQDIHDADAAVIGIYGQLTQLAEQYIVLNELRGDLTDITENANADLSEIALHNVKSGNKYADPRPFYSVILNCNDALYHFEKMYTEKRITLEEYQARYSDIGALRSWLYLQLGIQYGSIPYVTDRLSNIDSLSDNTKFPKIGLDSLIVQLISFTQSLPDLNSYSASSSSLILTLDGYPTDKFFINRKALLGDLYLWNNDYIKAATTYREVMETATLTGVGDVFSYYKIGYAEVVTHEDLSVGYTRYQTQNYNTLINSTTQGWKSIFGRSIDDLWNSEWIWSLPFNASFTPKNPFIDLFSISGGKYLIRPSQVALDNWNGVMQQNGVPFDARKVFSVDTSYGKPAIAKYGYYFDPLTPLLKNGKWFLYRAALLHLRYAEAANRAGRTKIAWAVTNWGIGSAYDDASQSNKTNLMQTNDVAPFDFDARTGELPYFRSPWYKNAGIRGRAYLLSYPTSLQSQPLALEDSIMSESARELAFEGNRWQDLVRIARRRKDPSYLADKIYARLLRDGNANASVIRSKLLNEQNWYLPFSL; encoded by the coding sequence ATGAAAATAATTATAGGAATATCTATTATACTATTTTGTTTTGCGGGTTGTAAAAAAATATTAAATGTAAATCCAGAAGATCTTTTAAGTGAGGAAAATGCTTATCAAGATATTCATGATGCGGATGCCGCTGTCATTGGGATTTATGGTCAGTTAACACAACTTGCAGAACAATATATTGTCTTGAATGAACTACGTGGAGACTTAACAGATATTACCGAAAATGCAAATGCTGATTTATCCGAAATTGCTTTGCATAATGTTAAAAGTGGTAACAAATATGCCGATCCCCGACCATTTTATAGTGTGATTCTCAACTGTAATGATGCCTTATATCATTTTGAAAAAATGTATACAGAGAAAAGGATCACTTTAGAAGAATATCAAGCAAGATATTCCGATATCGGCGCATTAAGATCCTGGTTGTATTTACAATTAGGCATCCAATACGGATCGATACCTTATGTCACTGATCGGTTATCCAATATAGACTCATTATCAGATAATACTAAATTTCCAAAGATTGGACTAGATTCTCTTATTGTACAATTAATTTCCTTTACGCAATCGCTACCTGATTTAAATTCCTATTCAGCAAGCTCAAGTAGTTTGATTTTGACCTTGGATGGATATCCTACTGATAAGTTTTTTATTAATAGAAAAGCATTACTTGGTGATTTATATTTATGGAATAATGATTACATAAAAGCTGCTACGACTTATAGAGAAGTAATGGAAACGGCGACTCTTACTGGAGTTGGTGATGTATTTTCCTACTATAAAATTGGATATGCAGAAGTGGTAACTCATGAAGATCTTTCGGTAGGGTATACAAGATATCAAACACAGAATTATAATACATTAATCAATAGTACGACGCAAGGTTGGAAATCTATATTTGGTAGATCAATAGATGATTTATGGAATAGTGAGTGGATTTGGTCTTTGCCGTTTAATGCATCATTTACGCCCAAAAATCCATTCATTGACTTGTTTTCTATATCTGGTGGGAAATATCTAATTCGTCCATCGCAAGTTGCATTGGACAATTGGAATGGAGTAATGCAGCAAAATGGAGTTCCATTCGATGCAAGAAAAGTGTTTTCTGTTGATACTTCTTATGGTAAGCCAGCGATAGCAAAATATGGGTATTATTTCGATCCACTTACTCCATTATTAAAAAACGGTAAATGGTTTTTATATCGTGCTGCTTTACTGCATCTACGTTATGCAGAAGCTGCAAATAGAGCAGGTCGTACTAAAATTGCTTGGGCTGTGACCAACTGGGGTATTGGCTCCGCTTATGATGACGCAAGTCAATCGAATAAAACAAATCTAATGCAAACAAATGATGTAGCTCCTTTTGACTTTGATGCAAGAACGGGTGAATTGCCCTATTTTAGGTCCCCTTGGTATAAAAATGCAGGAATTCGTGGAAGAGCATATCTACTTTCATATCCCACTAGTTTACAATCACAACCATTGGCATTAGAAGATTCCATCATGTCAGAATCTGCTCGAGAATTAGCATTTGAGGGCAATAGATGGCAAGATTTAGTTCGTATTGCTCGCCGAAGGAAAGATCCTTCTTATCTTGCGGATAAAATATACGCAAGATTATTAAGGGATGGTAATGCGAATGCTTCGGTTATTCGCTCGAAACTTCTAAATGAACAAAATTGGTATTTACCATTTAGTTTGTAA
- a CDS encoding SusC/RagA family TonB-linked outer membrane protein, with protein MKNIYKFLPLSWLIVAFLFSIDGIAQQDKIEVTGQVVSARSHKSVAGANVSFGDSSVTITDINGNFKIKVSNLYATISIAAADYQSIDYALSGKQQLVINLWEAHFSAIEDEHIFPWGRLKNRYSASSVINEEMSETRNLPFETVDNYLQGRVAGLKVVRRSGTPGIGSNLQLYGINSLYGTNTPLILLDGVIYNSPSNNQQLIEGYFFNPLKDIDIRDIASVTLVRDALSTYGTKAANGVLFINTKKANQEATTINFAVSGTYNIQPQNLSLLNAKQYRLYAADLVQSQGNDNESLNDISFLNDEVKNSDYYMYHNSVNWQNQVFHPSFGKDVYLSVAGGDNIAKYALSLGYQKNDDVYTGNFGWGRYFTRFNADFNISKKVKATTNIAFTHNNQNLFDQGLTLKTSPLWLALLKSPLVSVNERGDNGEVSPNLSGVDTFGIGNPLAILQNGNTNSKNYRFLGNLKIQYQINEHWNLETQFGITFDKSRSKYFVPRLGVASDTLFNAIAYSRLGNQVQRYSSLYDDTRINYDNHSSQKHLQWMLGIRYQRFKDENMSIRSYNSSTDDFTSVGNGTNALREVFGEIGNAHWINNYMQLNYTIRQKYIFQGNLNVDASSRFGKQVANALRIGGNSFAVLPSFGATWIISSEQFWKKITWINLLKIRSSIGLAGNDDIGDYSSKGYYTTQNLLGYQGIVRGNIANSHLQWETNRKFTIGVDLAALDNKLQISFDFYNNRTNNLLTYRSLPAASGLEYLAENRGALSNRGFSLDFQYRILNSAFVWDAGVNISSYKNKVLRLPNGAIENSFAGGSFITSVGYAANSFYGYEANGIFRTTTEANAASLQYYDEKGHLNFFQAGDAHFTDLNGDHIIDNADRKIIGNPNPKWVGGFTQNFTYKKISLNALFSFSQGNEIYNYVRQELESNLNYSNQLSTLQNRWRIEGQNTDIPKVTYGDPAGNNRFSTRWIEDGSYVRLRTLSLGYDLDIFQKQFRSFHIYASASNLFTWTKYKGFDPEFSASESIYGQGVDAGLNPLYKTINFGIQVGL; from the coding sequence ATGAAAAATATATATAAATTTTTACCACTTTCATGGTTGATAGTTGCTTTTCTTTTCTCTATAGATGGTATAGCACAACAAGATAAGATTGAAGTTACTGGGCAGGTAGTAAGTGCACGCTCTCATAAAAGTGTAGCCGGTGCCAATGTAAGTTTTGGCGATTCAAGTGTAACAATAACGGATATTAATGGAAATTTTAAAATAAAGGTTTCCAATTTATATGCTACGATTAGTATCGCCGCGGCAGATTATCAATCTATAGATTATGCATTGAGTGGTAAACAACAGTTAGTGATCAATCTTTGGGAAGCACATTTTTCTGCCATTGAGGATGAACATATTTTTCCATGGGGAAGATTAAAAAATAGATATTCTGCGTCTTCAGTTATAAATGAAGAAATGTCGGAAACGAGGAATTTGCCATTTGAGACCGTTGATAATTATTTACAAGGGAGAGTGGCTGGTTTGAAGGTAGTAAGACGTTCTGGAACTCCTGGTATAGGTTCAAATCTTCAATTATATGGAATAAATTCGCTATATGGAACCAATACGCCATTGATATTATTAGATGGAGTGATCTACAATAGTCCATCTAATAATCAACAATTGATTGAGGGATATTTTTTTAATCCCTTAAAAGACATTGATATACGCGATATAGCGTCTGTGACACTTGTAAGAGATGCATTGTCAACTTATGGAACTAAGGCGGCGAATGGCGTTTTATTCATTAATACAAAGAAAGCGAATCAAGAAGCGACAACTATAAATTTTGCTGTATCTGGTACCTATAATATTCAACCACAAAACCTATCTCTACTGAATGCAAAACAATATAGATTATATGCTGCTGATCTTGTACAATCTCAAGGAAATGATAATGAATCTTTAAATGATATATCCTTTCTGAATGATGAAGTTAAAAATTCAGATTATTATATGTATCATAATTCTGTGAATTGGCAAAACCAAGTTTTTCATCCTTCTTTTGGAAAAGATGTTTACTTGAGTGTTGCTGGAGGTGATAATATTGCTAAGTATGCATTGTCATTGGGATATCAGAAAAATGATGATGTATATACTGGCAATTTTGGATGGGGAAGGTATTTTACCCGCTTCAATGCAGATTTTAATATCTCAAAAAAAGTAAAAGCAACTACTAATATTGCATTTACACATAATAATCAAAATCTATTTGATCAAGGACTTACTTTAAAAACAAGTCCATTATGGTTAGCATTGTTAAAATCCCCATTAGTTTCGGTGAATGAACGCGGAGATAATGGGGAAGTTTCTCCCAATCTTTCTGGTGTAGATACATTTGGTATTGGTAATCCACTTGCTATTCTTCAAAATGGAAATACAAATTCCAAAAACTATAGATTTTTAGGTAATTTGAAAATTCAATATCAGATAAACGAACATTGGAATCTGGAAACACAGTTTGGAATTACCTTTGACAAAAGCCGTTCTAAATATTTTGTGCCACGTCTGGGCGTAGCAAGTGATACGCTTTTTAATGCTATTGCTTATAGTCGATTGGGCAATCAAGTACAGCGGTATTCATCCTTATACGATGATACTAGAATTAATTATGACAATCACTCTAGTCAAAAACATCTACAATGGATGCTAGGTATAAGATACCAACGCTTTAAAGATGAAAATATGTCAATTCGTTCTTATAATTCCAGTACGGATGATTTTACTTCCGTTGGAAATGGAACGAACGCCTTGCGTGAAGTATTCGGTGAAATTGGAAATGCTCATTGGATAAACAACTATATGCAACTCAACTATACTATACGTCAAAAATATATCTTTCAAGGGAATTTAAATGTGGACGCTTCCTCCCGTTTTGGAAAGCAGGTTGCTAATGCACTTCGAATAGGTGGTAACAGTTTTGCCGTACTACCCTCATTCGGTGCCACATGGATTATATCATCTGAACAATTTTGGAAAAAAATTACCTGGATTAATTTATTAAAAATTCGTTCGAGTATTGGTCTCGCTGGAAATGATGATATAGGAGATTATTCCTCTAAAGGATATTATACAACCCAAAACTTATTAGGTTATCAAGGTATTGTACGAGGAAACATTGCAAATAGTCATTTACAATGGGAGACAAATCGAAAGTTTACTATCGGCGTAGACTTGGCGGCATTAGATAATAAACTACAAATTTCCTTTGATTTCTATAATAATCGAACAAATAATTTACTTACGTACCGATCTCTTCCTGCAGCTAGTGGGCTTGAATATCTCGCTGAAAATCGAGGAGCGTTATCTAATAGAGGTTTTTCATTAGATTTTCAATATAGAATACTAAATAGTGCATTTGTATGGGATGCTGGAGTAAATATTTCTTCCTATAAAAATAAGGTACTTCGTTTGCCAAATGGAGCAATTGAAAATAGTTTTGCAGGGGGTAGCTTTATAACCTCTGTAGGGTATGCTGCCAACTCATTTTATGGCTATGAGGCAAATGGTATATTTCGTACTACGACAGAAGCCAATGCTGCAAGCCTACAATACTATGATGAAAAAGGCCATTTAAATTTCTTTCAAGCAGGGGATGCTCATTTTACAGATTTAAATGGAGATCATATAATCGATAATGCGGATAGAAAAATTATTGGAAATCCTAATCCAAAATGGGTAGGTGGCTTTACACAAAATTTTACCTATAAAAAAATTAGTTTGAATGCATTGTTTTCGTTTTCTCAAGGTAATGAAATATACAACTACGTAAGACAAGAATTAGAATCTAACCTAAACTATTCTAATCAACTAAGTACACTTCAAAATAGATGGCGTATTGAAGGTCAAAATACAGACATTCCGAAAGTTACCTATGGTGATCCCGCGGGCAATAATAGATTTTCTACAAGATGGATCGAAGATGGTTCCTATGTAAGACTTAGAACACTTAGCCTAGGATATGATCTTGATATATTTCAAAAGCAATTTAGATCATTTCATATTTATGCTAGCGCATCCAATTTATTTACCTGGACTAAATATAAAGGATTTGATCCCGAATTCAGTGCCTCTGAAAGTATATATGGACAAGGTGTAGATGCAGGCCTAAATCCATTGTACAAAACCATCAACTTTGGTATACAAGTAGGACTATAA
- a CDS encoding carboxylesterase family protein, whose translation MYDKYLLKLRAAIAPKFKTLQFKDAVTGKTMTYNLFIPKYYDKKKSYPLVQFIADASTVGKGAKAPLMQGYGGIIWATEESQKANPSFVLVTAFAGPDWAVNDKQETSDEMAISFRLLNNVVANNSIDTNRIYTTGQSMGGMISFYLNATHPNYFAASLFVGSQWDINVLQPLELFSRK comes from the coding sequence TTGTATGACAAATATCTATTAAAACTACGCGCAGCAATTGCACCAAAATTCAAAACACTCCAATTTAAAGATGCGGTTACGGGCAAAACAATGACCTATAATTTATTTATTCCCAAATATTATGACAAGAAAAAAAGCTATCCATTAGTACAATTTATTGCAGATGCGAGTACCGTTGGTAAAGGCGCAAAAGCACCGTTGATGCAAGGTTATGGCGGCATTATTTGGGCAACAGAAGAAAGTCAAAAAGCGAATCCTAGTTTTGTATTAGTAACCGCATTTGCGGGCCCAGATTGGGCTGTTAATGACAAACAAGAAACAAGTGATGAGATGGCTATTTCATTTCGCTTATTGAATAATGTAGTGGCGAACAATAGTATTGATACGAATCGAATTTACACAACTGGTCAATCTATGGGAGGCATGATTTCCTTTTATTTAAATGCCACACATCCTAATTATTTTGCAGCATCATTATTTGTCGGAAGTCAATGGGATATTAATGTATTACAGCCCTTGGAATTGTTCAGTAGGAAATGA
- a CDS encoding RagB/SusD family nutrient uptake outer membrane protein: protein MNNKILQIYLVPIIGLLLLSSCNKWMDLEPNDGIVKENYWKTKEQLYSSVIGAYASLLDDPLATNLFLWGELRADMVVAGLGATTDQQNILNGDILATNSITSWAKVYTTINNCNVILDNANKVLDNDPTLTQLALDNYISEIRGLRALMYFYLARSFGDVPLKLRATSTDEDIASVPKSTQSTIFAFIASELKSVETSVPTDFGDNASNKGRLTQYAIDATLTDVFLWEEKYDSAIIYANKVIYSGKYSLVNGDATWFNTLYYIGNSSESIFEFQFDAQKLNGFYSLFTTSRRALQAGETVMDDVFGIDYDNVDSVDIRGMDAAIRSSDNAIWKYTGVNASVSRASSGFYAHWIVYRYADVLLMKAEACAQVGQGTETLKIIRQIRNRAHALVTTEESPSDADKDGLSDYVLNERKREFAYEGKRWYDILRNAKRNNYAKLELLIDLASRTAPANKQQSLINKYKDYNFHYFPINSAELLVDKNLEQNNFYK from the coding sequence ATGAATAATAAAATACTCCAAATATATTTAGTTCCGATTATTGGGCTATTGCTTTTGTCATCTTGCAATAAATGGATGGATCTTGAGCCTAATGATGGCATTGTGAAGGAAAATTATTGGAAAACCAAAGAACAATTGTATTCTTCTGTAATAGGAGCATATGCGTCTCTCTTGGATGATCCATTAGCTACAAATCTATTTTTATGGGGAGAATTAAGAGCAGATATGGTTGTTGCTGGTTTGGGTGCAACTACCGATCAGCAAAATATACTCAATGGAGATATTTTGGCAACCAATAGTATTACTTCTTGGGCAAAAGTCTATACCACAATTAATAATTGCAATGTAATCCTTGATAATGCCAATAAAGTACTTGACAATGATCCTACACTGACACAACTTGCATTAGATAATTATATAAGCGAAATAAGAGGATTACGCGCATTAATGTATTTTTATTTAGCTAGGAGTTTTGGGGATGTTCCATTAAAACTTAGAGCAACCTCTACAGATGAAGACATCGCTTCTGTTCCCAAAAGTACACAGTCAACTATTTTTGCATTTATAGCTTCAGAATTAAAATCTGTAGAGACTTCTGTGCCTACTGATTTTGGTGACAATGCCTCGAATAAAGGCAGATTGACACAATATGCAATTGATGCGACCTTAACGGATGTTTTTTTATGGGAAGAAAAATATGATAGTGCAATTATATATGCCAATAAAGTAATTTATTCAGGAAAGTATTCCTTAGTAAATGGGGATGCAACGTGGTTTAATACACTATATTATATTGGCAATTCTTCTGAAAGTATTTTCGAGTTTCAATTTGATGCACAAAAACTAAATGGATTTTATAGTCTGTTTACTACATCTAGACGTGCATTGCAAGCTGGAGAGACCGTAATGGACGATGTCTTTGGTATTGATTATGATAATGTAGATTCGGTTGATATTCGCGGAATGGATGCCGCTATTCGAAGTAGTGACAATGCAATTTGGAAATATACAGGTGTCAATGCTTCAGTCTCGAGAGCTTCTAGTGGTTTTTATGCACATTGGATCGTTTATCGTTATGCTGATGTATTATTAATGAAAGCAGAAGCATGTGCTCAAGTAGGACAAGGTACCGAAACGCTAAAAATTATTCGTCAAATTCGAAATAGAGCACATGCTCTTGTTACAACTGAAGAGTCTCCATCGGACGCTGATAAGGACGGACTTTCTGATTATGTTTTAAATGAACGAAAAAGGGAGTTTGCTTATGAAGGTAAACGTTGGTATGACATATTGCGCAATGCAAAAAGAAATAATTATGCCAAGTTAGAATTGTTAATAGACTTAGCATCTCGTACAGCTCCGGCTAATAAACAACAGTCCCTTATTAATAAATATAAGGATTATAATTTTCATTATTTCCCGATTAATTCTGCCGAATTGCTCGTAGATAAAAATTTAGAGCAAAACAATTTCTATAAATAA